Proteins from a genomic interval of Pseudomonas sp. RC10:
- a CDS encoding carbohydrate ABC transporter permease, with protein MNLRKVVPLWIYLLFLLVPIYWLVNMSFKTNTEILGGLTLFPQDFTLANYKVIFTDESWYSGYINSLYYVCLNTVISLSVALPAAYAFSRYRFLGDKHLFFWLLTNRMAPPAVFLLPFFQLYSSIGLFDTHIAVALAHCLFNVPLAVWILEGFMSGVPKEIDETAYIDGYSFPKFFGKIFIPLIGSGIGVTAFFCFMFSWVELLLARTLTSVNAKPIAAVMTRTVSASGIDWGVLAAAGVLTILPGMLVIWFVRNHVVKGFALGRV; from the coding sequence TGAACATGTCCTTCAAGACCAACACCGAAATCCTCGGCGGTCTGACGCTGTTTCCCCAGGATTTCACCCTGGCGAACTACAAGGTGATCTTCACCGACGAGAGCTGGTACAGCGGCTATATCAACTCGCTGTACTACGTTTGCCTGAATACCGTGATATCGCTGAGCGTGGCATTGCCTGCTGCTTACGCGTTTTCCCGCTATCGTTTCCTCGGCGACAAGCACTTGTTTTTCTGGCTGCTGACCAACCGCATGGCGCCACCGGCGGTGTTCCTGTTGCCCTTTTTCCAGCTGTATTCGTCGATTGGCCTGTTCGACACCCACATCGCCGTCGCGTTGGCGCACTGCCTGTTCAACGTGCCTTTGGCGGTATGGATTCTCGAAGGCTTCATGTCTGGCGTGCCGAAGGAGATCGACGAAACGGCCTACATCGACGGGTACAGCTTCCCCAAGTTCTTCGGGAAAATTTTCATCCCGTTGATTGGTTCGGGGATCGGTGTCACGGCGTTTTTCTGCTTCATGTTCTCGTGGGTCGAGCTGCTGCTGGCGCGGACACTGACATCGGTCAACGCCAAGCCGATCGCGGCGGTGATGACCCGCACGGTGTCGGCATCGGGGATCGACTGGGGCGTGTTGGCGGCAGCGGGAGTGTTGACCATCCTGCCGGGCATGCTGGTGATCTGGTTCGTTCGCAATCACGTGGTCAAGGGTTTCGCCCTTGGTC